One part of the Terrimicrobium sacchariphilum genome encodes these proteins:
- a CDS encoding AAA family ATPase, protein MNFAKNWSLFSDYLKSQQASDSARAAGEPPAEPVPEFLRDVAPAAPLAPAPGSMARTLRTVPALGSLDIPERQPVLGDWFMEGDLGFIYAPRGLGKTWFALGMATAITNGTAFGPWQAAARRSILYVDGEMPCQALRARVSGMGAGEGFVVLNHEAYFHLEGGVLNFASPTAQHELTELLLAQGITIVFLDNLSCLFSGMKENDADDWESVLGWLLTLRRHRIAVVVVHHSGRNKETMRGTSRREDAAFWVIRLDETLRGEVSRKGTTFRSMFTKDRNSRTEQPNIEWTFHSSEDGSITIQTKPASSLDTFRQWVADGLTSAEDIAHEMGLTKGAISRLAKIGIEAGWLVKRGREYALR, encoded by the coding sequence ATGAACTTCGCCAAAAACTGGAGCCTCTTCTCCGACTACCTGAAATCCCAGCAAGCCTCCGACTCCGCCCGCGCCGCCGGGGAACCACCCGCCGAGCCCGTCCCCGAATTCCTGCGCGACGTGGCGCCCGCCGCACCCCTCGCGCCCGCGCCCGGCTCCATGGCACGCACCCTGCGCACCGTCCCCGCGCTCGGCTCGCTCGACATTCCCGAGCGCCAGCCCGTGCTCGGCGATTGGTTCATGGAGGGCGACCTCGGGTTCATCTACGCCCCGCGTGGATTAGGCAAGACGTGGTTCGCCCTCGGCATGGCCACGGCCATCACCAACGGCACCGCCTTTGGCCCCTGGCAGGCGGCGGCGCGGCGGAGCATCCTGTACGTCGACGGCGAGATGCCGTGCCAGGCGCTGCGGGCGCGGGTGAGCGGCATGGGGGCGGGCGAGGGCTTCGTCGTGCTCAACCACGAGGCGTACTTTCACCTCGAGGGCGGCGTGCTGAATTTCGCCAGCCCCACCGCCCAGCACGAACTCACGGAGCTCCTCCTCGCCCAGGGCATCACCATCGTCTTCCTCGACAACCTCTCGTGCCTCTTCTCCGGCATGAAGGAAAACGACGCCGACGACTGGGAATCCGTCCTCGGCTGGCTCCTCACCCTGCGCCGCCACCGCATCGCCGTGGTCGTCGTCCACCACTCGGGCCGCAACAAGGAAACCATGCGAGGCACCTCCCGCCGCGAGGACGCCGCCTTCTGGGTCATCCGGCTGGATGAGACCCTGCGGGGGGAAGTCAGCCGCAAGGGAACCACCTTCCGCTCGATGTTCACCAAGGATCGCAACAGCCGCACGGAACAGCCCAATATCGAGTGGACCTTCCACAGCTCGGAGGACGGTTCGATCACCATCCAGACCAAGCCCGCCAGCAGCCTCGACACCTTCCGCCAATGGGTCGCAGACGGCCTCACCAGCGCCGAGGATATCGCGCATGAAATGGGCCTGACCAAGGGAGCCATCTCCCGCCTGGCCAAGATCGGCATCGAGGCCGGGTGGCTCGTGAAGCGAGGTCGCGAATACGCCCTCCGCTAA